One genomic segment of Candidatus Baltobacteraceae bacterium includes these proteins:
- a CDS encoding pitrilysin family protein translates to MYQKTTLPNGLRVLTETMPAVRSASIGVWADVGSALETRASRGISHLVEHMLFKGTTRRSARAIAETMDGVGGNLNAFTDKETTCYYAKVIDRHVPLALDVLADMFLNSTFDPGELAKEQNVVLEEIKMYEDSPDELIHDLFLQTMWNGADLGEPTIGFADSVLKVTPDALRTHMRGHYAPNSVIVAAAGNVEHDRFVEMVSEQFASFEGTCALPTAEAPQSTPAVHVRHKDSEQAYVVLGTRGLSVRDERRYALSLLDTILGGGMSSRLFQEIREKRGLVYTVYSFQAAYREAGLFGVYCGTSPEHVQSCIDLTVEQFHRVADERVSDDELHLAKEHMKGNLTLSLESTSSRMIRLGRNEFALGRYLSPEEIEARVDAVTADELQELAQELLPDPNVGLCVIGPVDESTISWSRDAA, encoded by the coding sequence ATGTATCAAAAAACGACGCTCCCGAACGGATTACGCGTGCTCACCGAGACGATGCCTGCGGTGCGCTCGGCGTCGATTGGGGTATGGGCCGACGTCGGGTCGGCGCTGGAAACGCGCGCGTCGCGCGGGATCTCGCACCTGGTCGAGCACATGCTCTTTAAGGGTACGACGCGCAGGTCGGCCCGCGCGATCGCCGAGACGATGGACGGCGTTGGCGGTAACCTCAACGCCTTTACCGATAAAGAGACGACCTGCTACTACGCCAAGGTGATCGATCGTCACGTGCCGCTGGCGCTCGATGTATTGGCGGATATGTTTCTCAACTCGACGTTCGATCCGGGCGAGCTCGCCAAAGAGCAGAACGTCGTGCTGGAAGAAATCAAAATGTACGAAGACTCCCCCGACGAGCTCATTCACGATCTCTTCCTGCAGACGATGTGGAACGGAGCCGATCTCGGCGAGCCCACGATTGGATTCGCGGACAGCGTCCTCAAGGTGACGCCCGACGCGTTGCGGACACATATGCGCGGGCACTACGCGCCCAACTCGGTCATCGTGGCCGCCGCCGGCAACGTCGAACACGACCGCTTCGTCGAGATGGTGTCGGAGCAGTTCGCGTCGTTCGAAGGCACCTGCGCGTTGCCGACCGCCGAAGCGCCGCAGTCGACGCCGGCCGTGCACGTGCGTCACAAGGACAGCGAGCAGGCCTACGTCGTGCTCGGAACGCGCGGCTTATCCGTTCGCGACGAGCGTCGCTACGCGCTTTCGCTGCTGGACACTATTCTGGGCGGCGGCATGTCGAGCCGGCTCTTCCAAGAAATTCGCGAGAAGCGCGGGCTGGTGTATACGGTCTATTCGTTCCAAGCCGCCTACCGTGAAGCCGGCCTGTTCGGCGTGTATTGCGGCACGTCGCCCGAACACGTGCAGTCGTGCATCGACCTCACCGTCGAGCAGTTTCATCGCGTCGCCGACGAGCGCGTGAGCGACGACGAGCTGCATCTGGCCAAAGAACACATGAAGGGGAACCTCACCCTGTCGCTCGAGTCCACGTCGAGCCGAATGATCCGCTTGGGGCGCAACGAGTTCGCGCTCGGGCGCTATCTGTCGCCCGAGGAGATCGAGGCGCGCGTCGATGCAGTGACGGCGGACGAACTCCAAGAGCTGGCACAGGAACTGCTGCCCGACCCTAACGTCGGGCTGTGCGTCATCGGACCCGTCGACGAATCTACGATTTCCTGGAGTCGCGACGCGGCCTAG
- a CDS encoding DUF2837 family protein has product MAPNHFPIPEVWSGRLIGAIAITFITQGITIGAYAARLAGVQTKRIATSISLFNLFVTAGRLANLFMIFFVGPLADQAAGAVTKLASDPAAAAVWQRTFEVQLRLIVLGGTVGMALFALLLPLFAYLFRRGVHSFEARGSIPHSLARLVSPRVIGEVLRAQRLPSWSEIRAFEWRWIPKRLLIFNTVVMCVYAIGVQASYLASVLDVHWRATAIGLSGVINGVGTIAFTLFVDPTSAMITDQAVHGRRTVEEVRSMVFYLSLTAIVGTLLSQAIFYPAAVVIEAVARFAGHVRF; this is encoded by the coding sequence GTGGCCCCTAACCACTTCCCGATTCCAGAGGTATGGTCGGGCCGTCTTATTGGCGCGATAGCCATCACGTTCATTACGCAAGGGATAACGATCGGCGCGTACGCCGCGCGCCTGGCGGGCGTGCAGACCAAACGCATCGCTACCTCGATCTCGCTTTTCAACCTGTTCGTGACGGCCGGACGTCTGGCGAATTTGTTTATGATTTTCTTCGTTGGGCCGCTTGCCGATCAAGCCGCGGGCGCCGTGACGAAGCTGGCGAGCGACCCTGCAGCGGCGGCGGTTTGGCAGCGGACGTTTGAAGTGCAGCTTCGCCTGATCGTCTTAGGTGGAACCGTCGGTATGGCGTTGTTCGCGTTGCTGCTCCCGCTGTTTGCCTATTTATTCCGTCGCGGGGTGCACTCGTTCGAAGCGCGCGGCTCGATTCCGCACTCGCTGGCGCGGCTCGTGTCGCCGAGGGTCATTGGAGAGGTACTGCGTGCCCAGCGTCTGCCGTCTTGGAGCGAGATACGGGCGTTCGAATGGCGCTGGATTCCCAAACGGTTGTTGATCTTCAATACCGTCGTCATGTGCGTCTACGCTATCGGCGTGCAGGCGTCGTACCTTGCGTCCGTGCTCGACGTGCACTGGCGTGCGACGGCGATCGGCCTCTCGGGGGTGATAAACGGAGTAGGAACCATCGCTTTCACCCTATTCGTCGACCCCACGTCGGCGATGATCACGGACCAGGCCGTCCATGGAAGGCGCACCGTCGAGGAAGTCCGCAGCATGGTGTTCTATCTTTCTTTGACGGCCATCGTCGGGACGTTGTTGTCTCAAGCCATCTTTTACCCGGCCGCGGTCGTCATCGAGGCTGTAGCGCGCTTTGCGGGACATGTACGGTTTTAG
- a CDS encoding DUF4239 domain-containing protein, whose product MIQSFEQLPIALSGILVIGGFLVLTLVIGNIIARVLPSSVREEHNDLAGFILAVVGVIYAVLLAFIAIGVWERFEMAEARTYEEATNLTIVYRDAGSFSTGSGLRAALRDYVKHVIDDEWPMMQRGERAVEARLLLESVDRDIRNLPANSPRLQNIQAQMLAAIAVALQDRDARLSMDATGINGIMWAVLIAGAFVTVGFTYLFGFKQTIMQQLMIGSLSVLIGLVLFLTLALDYPFRGGLTVAPDAFENALWVFNTIGPQ is encoded by the coding sequence ATGATCCAGTCTTTCGAGCAGTTGCCGATCGCGCTGAGCGGGATTTTGGTTATCGGCGGCTTCTTGGTGCTGACCCTCGTTATTGGTAATATCATCGCGCGTGTGCTGCCCTCCAGCGTGCGCGAGGAGCATAACGACTTGGCCGGGTTTATCTTGGCCGTGGTCGGCGTCATTTACGCCGTACTGCTCGCATTCATCGCCATCGGCGTCTGGGAACGGTTCGAAATGGCCGAAGCGCGTACGTACGAGGAGGCGACAAACCTGACGATCGTCTATCGCGACGCCGGATCGTTTTCGACCGGATCGGGGCTGCGCGCGGCACTGCGCGATTACGTTAAACACGTGATCGACGACGAGTGGCCGATGATGCAGCGCGGCGAGCGGGCCGTTGAGGCGCGATTACTTTTGGAGTCCGTCGATCGCGACATCCGTAACCTTCCGGCCAATTCGCCGCGTCTGCAGAATATCCAAGCGCAGATGCTGGCGGCGATAGCGGTCGCGCTCCAGGACCGCGACGCCCGGCTGTCGATGGACGCGACGGGGATCAACGGGATCATGTGGGCCGTTTTGATCGCTGGTGCGTTCGTAACGGTCGGATTTACGTACCTCTTCGGATTCAAGCAGACGATCATGCAACAGCTCATGATCGGATCGCTCAGCGTTTTGATCGGGCTCGTGCTCTTCTTGACGCTTGCCCTGGACTATCCGTTTAGAGGGGGACTTACGGTGGCGCCCGATGCCTTTGAGAACGCCCTCTGGGTGTTCAATACGATCGGGCCGCAGTAG
- a CDS encoding glycosyltransferase family 39 protein produces MIAVALRLKGIHDPILDHPAWRQGDTAGIARNFFRLRYDIMYPQTTYNGPPPNYVELELQIVPFLAATLYKLFGIHEVFGRLVSIAFSVGTVVVIGFFGRWLFSSSLAGLIGAFFFAVYPGSVYYGRTFTPDTAMVFFLTAAVYAVTRFLLENEQMDPRALARSAALLTFAYLAKPVAVVGLVPVLCGIWERARSGIHTRVTALAVLVVVPLAVLWLYDRRVASYAEWHWASGITTLHVLPALRAAFTSLPAFVDKLVLFREAIGMFAATIAGAIGFWLALGSFIALGWIGARTKSVLWGWLAAGLVYVFVVVTVERVDYYMLLLVPPFALVTGGALAAYVSSIARMTLAAAARYALVAIVPLVGAVVLVDGVATAAPYYAYPKAAYRNAVALDRTLDRNALVVIGHYGPDVQYYVDRFGWEEDPALWTPFDEESAIRKGARYFISIEDNRLRRNTELCAWLQRFPLLNPTAEWPVYQTDPARIAPKADAFWRAFRNAERRGRGRAFLDAHRVCTLPTAARSY; encoded by the coding sequence TTGATAGCCGTTGCACTGCGGCTCAAGGGCATTCACGATCCGATTCTCGATCATCCCGCGTGGCGACAGGGCGATACGGCCGGTATTGCGCGCAACTTCTTTCGGCTCCGGTACGACATTATGTATCCGCAGACGACCTACAATGGTCCGCCGCCGAACTACGTCGAGCTCGAGCTGCAAATCGTTCCGTTCTTAGCTGCGACTCTCTACAAACTCTTCGGAATACACGAGGTATTCGGACGGCTGGTTTCCATTGCGTTTAGCGTCGGGACGGTCGTCGTTATCGGCTTCTTCGGGCGGTGGCTTTTTTCGAGCTCCTTGGCTGGACTAATCGGCGCGTTCTTCTTTGCCGTGTATCCGGGGAGCGTGTATTACGGCCGCACGTTTACACCGGATACGGCGATGGTGTTCTTCCTTACGGCAGCGGTATATGCCGTAACCCGTTTCCTTTTGGAAAACGAGCAGATGGATCCGCGGGCGCTGGCGCGCTCGGCAGCGCTGCTCACGTTTGCGTATCTGGCGAAGCCGGTCGCCGTCGTCGGCCTGGTTCCCGTTCTGTGCGGGATCTGGGAACGCGCTCGTTCGGGTATACACACGCGCGTGACGGCGCTTGCCGTGCTGGTCGTCGTGCCGCTGGCGGTGTTGTGGCTCTACGACCGGCGGGTTGCATCGTACGCGGAATGGCATTGGGCCAGCGGCATTACCACGTTGCACGTGCTGCCGGCGCTAAGAGCGGCGTTTACGAGTCTGCCGGCCTTTGTCGACAAGCTCGTTCTCTTCCGGGAGGCGATCGGCATGTTTGCGGCCACGATCGCCGGCGCGATCGGGTTTTGGCTGGCGCTGGGAAGTTTCATTGCTTTGGGATGGATAGGCGCGCGAACGAAATCGGTACTGTGGGGTTGGCTTGCGGCGGGGCTCGTCTACGTTTTTGTCGTCGTTACCGTCGAGCGCGTCGACTACTACATGCTGCTTCTCGTTCCACCGTTCGCGCTGGTCACGGGAGGCGCGCTCGCCGCCTACGTCAGCTCGATCGCACGGATGACGCTCGCCGCGGCGGCGCGGTACGCGCTCGTCGCGATCGTTCCGCTCGTGGGCGCCGTCGTACTGGTCGACGGCGTCGCGACCGCCGCGCCCTACTACGCCTACCCCAAGGCGGCCTATCGCAATGCCGTCGCGCTCGACCGCACGCTCGATCGCAACGCGCTGGTCGTCATCGGACACTACGGACCCGACGTGCAGTACTACGTCGATCGCTTTGGGTGGGAGGAAGATCCCGCGCTTTGGACCCCGTTCGACGAGGAGAGCGCGATCCGCAAGGGTGCGCGCTATTTCATCTCGATCGAAGACAACCGGCTGCGCCGCAATACCGAGCTCTGCGCGTGGTTGCAGCGCTTTCCGCTGCTAAATCCGACGGCCGAATGGCCCGTTTACCAAACCGACCCTGCTAGAATTGCGCCGAAGGCCGACGCGTTCTGGCGTGCGTTTCGCAACGCCGAACGCCGCGGACGTGGGCGCGCGTTTCTCGACGCGCACCGCGTCTGTACGCTGCCTACTGCGGCCCGATCGTATTGA
- a CDS encoding GtrA family protein: MLASLTERRGVRQFVKFGIVGASGFVVNLVVFTLLQRVVPDHSRPLQYNIIYSLAFMAGGVSNYYFNRIWTFRSQGDAVREGAQFLTVSAVALGVGLGVSAAVSPWLGHGHKTWLVATVAGIFVNFFINKYWTFKHVA, encoded by the coding sequence GTGCTCGCATCGCTGACCGAACGCCGCGGCGTACGCCAGTTCGTAAAGTTCGGCATCGTCGGAGCGTCGGGCTTCGTCGTCAATCTGGTCGTCTTCACCTTGCTTCAGCGCGTCGTCCCCGACCACTCACGCCCCTTGCAGTACAATATCATTTACTCCCTTGCATTCATGGCCGGCGGCGTCTCGAACTATTATTTCAACCGCATTTGGACGTTCCGTTCGCAGGGCGACGCCGTTCGCGAGGGTGCGCAGTTCCTCACCGTTTCGGCGGTCGCGCTCGGCGTCGGTCTCGGCGTTTCGGCCGCCGTGAGTCCGTGGCTCGGGCACGGTCATAAGACGTGGCTCGTCGCGACCGTCGCCGGAATATTCGTCAACTTCTTCATCAACAAATATTGGACGTTCAAACACGTAGCGTAA
- a CDS encoding mannosyltransferase family protein — MSASTHLPQTSRPRSLRFDVLLAPGTGAFATVAFAGFTLGFFAWYALVVPRHDPALSNLALLAAVIAGPLASISLWIGYARYFSRRAGVTQLRSLQYDALTWLPFWLLWLTFFLPVEYVHGARVFLLAVALFCVAKVFIAARFNQTVREVLVDFVATRAAILVIAELAAVIIGQRPGEHVQESRTVLLAVWGRWDAVHYLDIATRGYQGTDMAFFPLYPYLIRIVGAFAGNHLVAGLLISNAAFFFGLLFLYKLLEHEFDRGVARRGIFYVSVFPTAVFFSAVYPESLFFMLSVASFYYMRAHRWWLAGAIGFLAALTRVEGILLVVPFAIEWLTTYWSVLRRGGRERGLAFANLAPVALILCGLLVYMAYLWVLRADPLYFSHVQTHWNRHLAPPWVSVYNAFHKIAIATTGQTVATQSLEISFTFLMIGVLAFGFRSLRPAFIAYMALSILVPMSTSSLMSMPRFALVLFPMFVILARWGERPWINNVILAFSLPLLGLFTVLFADWYWVA, encoded by the coding sequence GTGTCCGCCAGTACGCACCTGCCGCAAACGTCGCGACCACGCTCGCTTCGCTTCGACGTTCTCCTCGCGCCGGGAACGGGCGCGTTCGCCACAGTCGCCTTTGCCGGCTTCACCCTCGGTTTCTTCGCTTGGTACGCACTCGTCGTTCCGCGCCACGACCCGGCACTGAGCAACCTGGCCTTACTCGCCGCCGTCATTGCGGGTCCGCTCGCCTCGATTTCCTTATGGATCGGCTACGCACGCTACTTTTCACGGCGCGCCGGCGTGACGCAGTTGCGATCGCTGCAATACGACGCCCTAACGTGGCTGCCGTTCTGGCTGCTGTGGTTGACGTTCTTCTTGCCGGTCGAATACGTGCACGGCGCGCGCGTCTTTCTGCTGGCCGTCGCGCTTTTCTGCGTCGCAAAAGTTTTTATCGCGGCGCGTTTCAACCAAACGGTGCGCGAGGTCCTCGTCGACTTCGTCGCTACGCGCGCCGCGATTCTCGTCATTGCCGAACTCGCGGCGGTTATCATCGGTCAACGCCCCGGCGAACACGTTCAGGAATCGCGCACGGTGCTGCTCGCCGTGTGGGGACGCTGGGATGCCGTGCACTACCTGGATATCGCGACGCGCGGCTATCAAGGCACCGACATGGCGTTCTTCCCGCTCTATCCCTATCTCATCCGAATCGTGGGAGCGTTCGCGGGCAACCATCTCGTTGCCGGATTGCTCATTTCCAACGCCGCATTTTTCTTCGGACTGCTTTTCCTCTATAAGCTGCTCGAGCACGAATTCGACCGCGGCGTCGCTCGACGCGGCATCTTTTACGTATCGGTCTTCCCGACCGCCGTGTTCTTCTCGGCGGTCTATCCCGAATCGCTCTTCTTCATGCTGTCGGTCGCGTCGTTTTATTACATGCGCGCGCATCGCTGGTGGCTGGCCGGAGCGATCGGCTTCCTTGCCGCGCTGACGCGCGTTGAGGGCATTCTCCTCGTCGTACCGTTTGCGATCGAATGGCTGACGACGTATTGGTCCGTGCTCAGGCGCGGCGGCCGCGAGCGGGGGTTGGCGTTCGCGAACCTCGCGCCGGTCGCGTTGATCCTCTGCGGACTGCTGGTCTACATGGCGTACTTGTGGGTGCTTCGCGCCGATCCGCTTTATTTTTCGCACGTCCAAACCCACTGGAACCGCCACCTCGCCCCGCCATGGGTGAGCGTCTATAACGCCTTCCACAAGATCGCCATCGCCACGACCGGTCAAACCGTCGCCACGCAGTCGCTCGAAATCTCCTTCACTTTCCTGATGATCGGCGTCCTAGCGTTCGGCTTCCGCAGCCTGCGCCCGGCGTTCATCGCGTATATGGCGCTATCGATTCTCGTACCGATGTCTACGTCGAGCCTCATGTCGATGCCGCGTTTCGCGCTGGTTCTCTTTCCGATGTTCGTCATTTTGGCGCGCTGGGGAGAACGCCCGTGGATCAACAACGTGATCCTCGCGTTTTCGCTGCCGCTCCTAGGTCTGTTTACCGTGCTCTTCGCAGATTGGTATTGGGTTGCCTAA